Genomic window (Arthrobacter sp. StoSoilA2):
GTAGTGGGCAGCCGGGCCAGGGTGATCGCCGCCAGGGCAAACCCCAGCAGTCCCAGGCCCCCGCCGACACAGCCATGGCCGAAGCTCTGCGCAGGGCTGGGCTCGGGAAGTAGCCGGGCGAACAATGTCCGATGGACGGCACCCCCAAACGGACTATTCACCACCGCGTGCGCTGGTGAATAGTCCGTTAGGGGGTGACAAGTGGGCTAGGGGGTTGCTGAGGGCGTCGGCTCCCGCAGGTGGGCATCGCCGTCGTGCTCTTTTTCCTTCTGCCACGGCCAACGGCCGGTGATCTCCAGCTCGAGGGAGAAACTGAGGAATGTCCGGATCAGCACGATGATCGCCAGGACGCCCACGCTCTCGAACGTAGGGGTTACTGCGACGGTGCGGATGATGTCGGCTGCCACCAGGAGTTCCAGGCCCAACAGGATGGACCGTCCCAGCAATTGCCGGTAAGCGCGATAAGGCGAAAACGGGGCGAGGCCGCTGGCTCGTTTGGGCTGGTAACCGCGGAGGGCAAGCGGAATCGAAACGAGCGCTCCAACAACCATGACGGCCACGCCGGCAAAGTCCATGTACCGGCCAACTACTTCGATGATGTGCTGGAAATCCATGGTCCTCCCCGTGTGGTGCGCGCCGTGTGCCTCCACCGTCTCATACGGCGCCACGAAATCGACCCATAACAACGACGGCGGCACCTGGGTTCCGTGTAAAAACGAAACCCACGTGCCGCCGTCGCGCGCTGGTGTTACTGTGCCGGTGCGGGGACCGGGAAGAAGACCCGGGGATCCTGCAGCAGTGCCGGGTAATCGAAATCGGTGCGCTTGACCACGTCGGTGACTTCGAAGTTGCGGGCGAACTTGCCCTCAACCGTGATCGGCCGTCCATGGATCAGGCCGACAGCGAAGATCTGGCCGTCATCGAACGGAACGGCGATCTCGGTCTTGCCGGGAAGCGTATTGAACGCAGCTTCCTGGGCTTGGCGTTTCCGCGTGGGCTTCTTCTCCAGCACCTTGGCAGGACGCTTCTTGGGGCCCTTGAGTTGGCGGCGGGACTTCTCTTCCGCGTACACGAATTGGTACTCGTCGGATTCCGGAGCTGCGGCAGCCTTGGCCTTGCCATGCGGCGGCATGCTCACGGTGGTGAGCTGTTCTGGACGGAGTTCCTCCACGTTGGCGCGCAGGATCCAGAGACGGTCCTCTTCAGGGTCTTCGGGGTGGAACTCGTGCTTGGGCTCGGGCCAGATGTATTCCAGTTTCTCTTCGACGCCCGGGAAGAGCGGTCCGTAGAACTTGGGGTCTTTCCCAAGGAGCTTGGAACGGTGGCTGAGGTGCAGGTCCTCGTAGCCCAGCCATGGCGGCATGATGATCCTGGAGGCGTAGTCCGGGTGGGCGGCCTGCGGTGCGAACTCCGCGATGTTGTTGCGGGTGTTGTCCGGGTGGCCGCGCTGGATCCACTCGTCGGCCATTGCGAGGCCGTACATGGTGAGCGCGGGGACGTGGCCCATCCACATACGGACGGCGGGGTGCTGCTGCCAACCGTACTCCGGGATGACCAGTGCGCGGAGGACCTGGAGGGCTTCGACGCGCTGTTTGCCGAGCCTTGAGGTGTCGAGCGCCGCGGCGCTCTCACGGAAATCGGCGAAAGGGAGGAAAGTCTGCATCCTTTCAGTTTGGGGGTCCCGCGGCGAAGAACCAAGTTGAGTGCTCCGGGACACGTGCACGGATGGGGCCTAGAGTTGTCGAGTGGAAACTTTTGGCGAGAAGACGACGACGACGGCGCCCCCGGTTGCCGAACTGCACCTGCACATCGAAGGGACTCTCCAACCAGAGCTGATCTTTGCCCTGGCCGAACGCAACGGCATTGAACTGCCATATGAAGACATCGAAGAACTGCGTGAGAGGTACGAATTTATGGATCTGCAGTCCTTCCTTGACTTGTACTACGAGAACATGGCCGTTCTGCAGACCGAGCAGGACTTCACTGACATGACGCGCGCTTATCTTCAGCGCGCCGCAGCCGGGGGAGTGCGCCACGCGGAAATCATGATGGATCCCCAGGCACACGTGTCCAGGGGTGTGCCGCTTGAGGTGTGCGTCAACGGTGTCGCGAATGCGCTGGCGACGTCGGAGGAAGACTTCGGCGTTTCGACACTCCTGATTGCAGCGTTCCTCAGGGACATGTCCCAGGCATCCGCACTTGAGGTGTTGGACCAGTTGCTCGCGATGCACGCCCCCATCGTCGGCATCGGGCTGGATTCAGCGGAGGTGGGCAATCCGCCGTCCAAGTTTGAGCGCTTGTACCAGCGTGCCGGTGACGCCGGTTTGCGCAGGATCGCCCACGCGGGCGAGGAAGGGCCGGCCGCTTACATCACCGAGGCGCTGGACTTGCTGCACGTGGAGCGGATCGATCACGGTATCCGCTGCATGGAAGACACGGAGGTGGTGCAGCGGCTCGTCGCGGAGCAGGTGCCCCTGACCGTTTGCCCGCTATCCAACGTTCGTTTGCGTGCGGTGGACAAGCTGGCTGATCACCCACTGCCGGAGATGCTTGCCATCGGTTTGAACGTTTGCGTGAACTCGGATGACCCTGCCTACTTTGGCGGCTATGTGGACGACAACTTCGAGCAGTTGGCCAAGGTCCTTGAGTTCTCGGTTCCGGAGCAGGCCACTTTGGCGGCAAACTCGATCCGATCCTCGTTCGCCAGCGACGCCCGGAAAGCCGTATTGCTGGATGAAGTGACGGAGTGGGTCAAGGCGTCTGCGCCTGCCCAATAAACCCTGAATTGGCGCCGGAGGCGAGACTCGTCGATCACTTCCGGCCCTTGGAATGTCATACTCGGTCACGACACACGGTGTTTACCAATATCAGTCGCGCGAATTAACAATTCATTGGCAAACTGCAAGGGATTATCCACCGTAGAAGGAGAAGCATGGGCGCGAACACCGCCGAGAACACCAACCTTCGTCTGAAGGCCGTACTGGACATCCTCGCTGAGGGCGTATGGTCTGGAGCCACGCTGAACGCAGGGGAAGTCCTGGCAGAGGCCATCGGACGCGTTCCTTTCAACGATCATGAGGCTGAACTTCTCAGTGGGGGCATTCCCCGCGGCCACAAAACCCTGACGTCGGCTTCGGCCAAGCTGGTCAAGGCCGGCTGGCTGGTCAAGGGACGTTCGGGCTGGACCATCCCGGAAGACGGCTTGCGGGCGACAGTCGCCTTCCCTGACGTTTCGGCTTTTGCAGAGGCCCTCGACGCCGGAACACCGGTACCAGCCGATGTTCCCGTGCCTACGGCCCCTCCCGCCAAGGCCAAGACGAAGCGTGCGGCAACGTCGAAGAAGGCTGCAGCTCCGAAGGCTGCCGCTAGCAAGGCTGCCACCACGAAGGCTGCCGCTACCAAGGCTGCGCCGGCCGCGAAGAAGGCTTCCACTCGTAAGGCTCCTTCGAAGGCAGCGGCGGCTCCCGCCGTCGAGACCCTGCCGCAGCCGGACGCCGTGGCGATCGCCGGTGACTTCAACAAAATCCTGGGCGCTCCCGAAGACTGGGCTCCCCAGTACGACGAAGTCCAGATGGAGTTCAACCCGCTGGTTCAGGTATGGACCCTGACCGCCGACCTGCCGGCCGGTTTCTATACCTACAAGATCGCGCTGAACCGTTCGTGGGACGAGAACTATGGTGCGTTCGGCGTCCGTGACGGCGCCAACCACGAGCTAAACCACGACGGCGGCCCTGTCACGTTCACGTACAGCCACGCAACGCACGACATCGTGACGGCCTAGTTCCAGGCTCCTCCAAGTCCCAACTCCAAATTTGCTCCAAGTTGGAGTTGGGACTTGGAGAAACGGGTCGTCCTGACGCGGGATGATTCGCGGGGTTACATTAGGTCCATGGCTGAGTCCCCAGAAACGCACCCTGGTCCTGCCAACGATGCTGTGAGGCTCACGGCTCGCGTGAGCGGCGTGGTTCAAGGCGTCGGATTCCGGTACTGGACCGCGCGAAAAGCGGACGAACTCCTCCTCACCGGTACGGTCCGCAACCGTTACGACGGCTCTGTGGAACTCGTGGCCGAGGGATCCACGGCGCATGTTGGCCGCTTCCTGGACTGGCTTAACTCACCACGCGCTCCAGGCAGGGTGGAGAACGTGGAATCAGGCGTTTCCCCGGCGACGGGGGAGTTCGACGAGTTCCGGATAGTGGGCTAAACCCTTTGGTCAGGCCCCGGGAGACGACGTTGTGAGTCCAGACTCCACTCCTGCCAGCAGCAGTTCCTGGTCGTAGGCGACCAGACTGTCGACTTGGAGCCTGATGGCTGTAGCAAGGTGGATTGCATCAGCGCTCCGAAGTCGTCTGGGCGAGGCCGCGGCATACATGAGGTCCGAGCGCGTCACGTCGACCAGATTAATACCTGCGAGGACGCTATTAACCACTTCGAACGGCAGGTCCCTACGACGGGCGGCGCAATGGAGTTCCGTATATAAGAGCATTGAGGCAACAAGCTGCCCTCCGGCAGCAGTTATGTCCGAAAGGTGAGCGGCTGCCATAGCTGACTCACGCTCTTCCACTACGAGTTTTAGTACGGCTGAAGTGTCAACATAAACGATCACCGATCCCCCCGCAGATCCGCCAAAATCCCGGCAGTATCCATCTCACTGGCACCACGCGGAAGAATCTTGAAGTCGACGGGACTCGTGGTGGCTGGCCGCACGCTGCCAGCTTGCAGCAAGCGTTCAAACGGCGAAGCCGACGGCGGAATCAGCGTTGCGGCAACTTCACCATTATTGGTGACATCGATGATTTCGCCGTTCTTTACCCGCTCCAGGATCTTGCTGCTCTGATTGCGTAGTTCACGGTGCGGAATTGTTGTCATGGTTGACCTCCGTAGCAATCGTAGCACCTCCCCGCAGGAAGCCGCTGGACTGCACAGCTCAGGCGGTCTGCGCAGTATGTCCTGTCGCCTCGATGTAGTGCGCCAACGTCTTCAACGCAGGCTGTGACGAGGCATCCCGCACAGCGTCCGCACCTACGGCGTTGGCCACTGCCAGGGCATGGCTGTGCTCAAGTCCGGAGCGAAGGGCCAGGACCAGCGCGGCGCAGAAAGCATCGCCGGCTCCGATCGTGTTCGCGATATCCGTGACCCGAACTGCAGGAGCTTCGGCTACCCGTTCGCCGTGCTCGAAGATCGCCGAGCCCTCGCCGCCATACGTCACCGCAACAAGGGGTGCCGTGCGAAGGGCGGGGATCAGGGCGTACTCGGTTTCATTGACGATCACCAGGTCGCAGCGTTCCAGGAGTTCCGGGAGGATGGGCGCGGCGGGTGCCGCGTTGAGGGCAAAGTAGCCATTGGTTCGCCGGGCGGCTTCAAGCACCACGCTCTGGTCCACTTCAAGTTGGCACAGCACGGCTTCCTCGTCGGCGAAGGAGACTCCATGCACGGACACTTCCCCATTCGCGCCGGGGCACACAACGATCTGGTTCTCGCCATCGCCGTCCACCAGGACCAGTGCCGTGCCCGTCGCAGCATCCACCTGCGCGATGTCCTGGACGTCGACGCCGGCACTCGCCATTGCTTCGAGGAGGCTGCGGCCTGCTTCGTCCCGGCCTACTGCCCCCACCATGCGGGAGACGCCGGCGAGCCGGGCCGCAGCCACGGCCTGGTTGGCGCCCTTGCCGCCGGGCTGCTGGCGGAGGACGGCCCCGCCGACGGTTTCGCCCGGCGTCGGGAGGCGGTCTGCGGTAGCGGTGATGTCGAGGTTGATGCTGCCCACGACGGTGAGTGCGGTGCTCGCGGGAGTCAAAATGGGCGCAGAAGACTGAGGGGAGGAGCTCATGGATGGACCTTTTCGGGAGGATTCAGGAGGACTGGATGACGGAGAGGTGGCCGGCCTTGGCGGCCACGAGGCATTTGGCCAGGTAGAACGGAGACCCGTTGCGGCGGACGTACTCAGTGAGGACCAGGACCGGCTCGGACGGGCGAAGGTCCAGCAACTTGGCGCGGCTGGGACCGGCGGTGCTCAGGCTGATTTCGCATTCGCCAGGTCCAAGTGACGCCCCCGGAAGCCCGCTGAGGACCTCCAAAAGGGTGGAAGCCGAAAGGGTGGGAGCTTCCGCCGCTTCTGAGAGTGCCTCGGCCTCGGGGATTCCCTGGGCGACGTTTTCCTGCAGGTGTGCCACGGGCTCGCCATTGCGGATCAGCACGCTTTCCCAAAACCAGCAGTCTTCGCCGGGCTGAACGCCGATTCCGGGCGCCACGAATTCCGAGGCAGGCTGTTTGATCGCCGCAACGCGCTTGACCTGGATGTCCTGTTCAGAGCCGCCAAGGAGTTGATCGAACGGGCGGATGTGTTCGATGCCGATCCGTGGCAGCGAATCAGCCACGAATCGTCCGACTCCACGCCGTGCCCTGGTGAGTCCGTCTTCCTCCAGCAGCATCAGCGCTTCCCGGATCACGGTGCGGCTGACGTCCATCATGACGCCCAGCTCGGTCTCGGTGGGGAGCAGCGAGCCGGGAGGGAGGAGCTTGGTCCTGATTGCCTCGGCTATGCGTGAGTATGCCGCAACGCGCAAAGGCTGGCCGGGTTGCGGCGCAATGGGTCGGGACAGGAACTGGACGGCATTGTCGGTCAAGGGTGCCTCACTTGGTTTGGTTACGGACACTGTACCGGAAAAATGTGATAGGTTGCACAAGCTCGTAATACATGCTTGTATAACAACTCACATCTCGTGGCGCCGCCAGCGCCCTCGGACAAAGGAGTTTGATGTGAATATCCCCAACACCGCGGTAGAGGCGCAGCCTTCCGAAACCGCAGTAGCGACGTCGGAGACCCGCCCCGGCGGTCGTGCTGCAGCCCTGCTGATCACCACGCTGGTTCTCGCCGTATTGTCGTTCCAGCTCAATGCCAGCATGATCACCCCGGCACTCCCGCACATCGGTTCCTTCTTTGGTGAAACGCCCGAGGCGGTGGCGCAGGTACAGTCCATGTTCTTCCTTGCGGGCGCCATCTCCGGACCCGTGATTGGACGCTGGAGCGATTTCATCGGCCGCCGCACCGCACTGCTCTTGGTCCTGGCCATCATGGGCGCTGGAACTGTGCTGTGCATCTTCGCCCCGAACCTGCCGCTGTTGGTCACAGGTCGCTTCATGCAGGGTGTCTCGAGTGCCATCTTCGCGCTCTCCTACATCGTGCTCAATGAATACCTGCCTGCCCGACTCTTCGGCACGTCCATCGGCATCATCGCTGCCATCAACGGCGGTGTGGGCGGTGTTGATGGCTACTTCGGTGGACTGATGGCTGAAACGCTTGGCTTCCAGTCGATCTTCGTTGCCGTGCTCGCCCTGGCCGCGATCGCCGTCGTATGCGTCATCAAAGTAGTCCCGGGCGGGAAGTCCGCTGTGGCTCCGGGGCGGATGGACTGGTGGGGTGCAGGTTCCCTGTCTGTGTTCCTCGTGTTCATCACGTACTTCGTCTCTACAGGTTCTTCGGCCGGTTGGACCTCCCCTGCCGCGCTTGGCCTGCTCGCTGGTAGCATCGCGTCCTTCACCGCATTCTGGCTCATCGAGAAGAAGCGCTCCACGCCTCTGGTCGCAGTCCACCACCTCCGTTCGCGCCAGGTATGGCCGGTCATCGCCACCACTGTGCTGACGCTCGCTGGCATCTTCGCGATCATCAACTTCACCGTGGTCCTTCTCAGCCAGGACAAGGACAACGGCTTCGGTTTGTCGGCCTCGGTGGCAGCATTGCTGTTCCTGACTCCGGCAGCCCTGATCGGCGTGTTCGCGGCCCCGCTCGCCGGCTGGATTGCCGACCGCCGCGGCTGGATCAAGACGGTCCGCGTCGGTACAGCCACCAGCCTGGCCTGCGCCATCGCGGCAGCCCTTTTCGCCGACAACCAAGTAGCCGTCCTCATCGCCATTGCAGCCTTGGGCATCTTCTACAACGGCTTCTTCCTCACTGCGATCAACGGACTATCCGTCCTGCTCTCGCCCAAGGAGGCACCGGCAGCACTGCCGGGAATCAACGGCGCCTCCTTCGGCATCGGGGCGAGCCTCGGCGTCGTGGTTGTTGCCCCGTTCGCTGGTCAGGGCACCGCAGCCGGGTACTCGGCGGCGCTCTGGATCTCGGTATCCATCACCGTCCTCGCCTTCCTTGTCAGCCTGTTCATCACGGCACCCAAGGGCGAAAAGATCTAACGCCCGACGGCGGCACGCGGCACCGCGCGTTCGCCCCGTTCCTCTTCACACGCCCCTCTTCACAACAGCCCGCATCATCCTGAAACGAGAGACCATGATCCAGACCACCGCAGCTCCCTTCTACCTCGACTGCGATACGGGAATCGACGACGCCCTCGCCCTCGCCTACCTGCTCGCAACCCCGCGGGCGGAACTCGTTGGCATCGGCACTGTGAGCGGCAATATCAGCGCCGCCGGTGGTGCCCGGAACACCCTGGACCTGCTGAAACTGGCCGGGCATCCGGACATCCCCGTGGCGATCGGTGCGCATGATCCGCAGGTCGGCAGCTTCCACGGCGGTGCACCGCATGTCCATGGCGATAACGGCATCGGCGGGGTGGAGCTTGCTCCGTCGGATCGTGAGCCCGTTGAGGCGACGGCTGCTGAACTGCTGGTGCAGCTGGCACACAAGCATGCCGGGGAGCTGCGTATCGTGGCGATCGGTCCGCTGACCAACATCGCCGAAGCACTCCGGCTGGAGCCGAAGCTGCCGGAGCTCATCGCTGAAATTACCATCATGGGCGGCGCGGCCTTGGCCCCGGGAAACATCACTCCCGTTGCTGAAGCCAACATCGCCAACGACCCCGAGGCCGCGGCGGAAGTATTTACCGCAGAGTGGAACGTGACCCTTGTTCCGCTGGACGTCACCATGACCAACGTCCTGGAGGAAACCCACCGCCAGGAGCTGCTGGCATCCGAGCACCCCGTTTCGAAGGCACTGGGCGAAATGCTTGGCTACTACTTCGGCTTCTATGTGGACATCTTCGGGCGGGCTTGCTCAGCGATGCACGATCCCCTGGCCGCTGCCATTGCCGTCAGGGGAGTGGAGTTGACGGTGGCGCCGACCGTTCGCGTGGAGGTCGACACAACAAACGGTCCCAGCCGCGGACAGACCGTGTGCGACCTCCGTGGACAGTACCTCGGGTTCCCCGACCAGCGTGGTGCGCGTTGCCGCGTGGTGCTGGAAATTGGCGAAGACTTCGCCCCGCACCTGCTGGGCACCATGCAGGCAGCCTGGCTCTCCGAAGAGGAGCTCACCGCTCCCGTCGCCTAACTGGCGGGAGGCAACAAGTAGCAACGACGACGGCGGGAAGGTCCCGCCGTCGTCGGGGTTTAAGCCGTTCCCATGGTTTAAACGTGCCTAGGCGTACATGAGCGAGCCGGGCGTTGTCAGTGTTTCGCCTGTTTCGAGCCACGTCTTGAGCCCGGAGAGGATCATGGGCCAGCCGCCGTAAAGCTGCTCGTTGGCGCCTTCGCGGAGTTGATCGTGCGTAACGGTGAGGTGGCAGGAATCGCCCACGGGTTCGATTTCCCAGGTGATCCGCGACGTTCCTTCCGCTTTGACGTCCTCGCCCCACAACGCTTGCATCGTCTGGACCAGCCGCCGCGGGGGATCGACCTCGATGTTCTCGCCTTCGCCCAGGGGCTCCTCCGCTTTGACGTTCCGCATTTCGAACCGGCCGCCGGGAGTCCAGTCCGCCGTGAACGTGTTCCCGAACTGGTACTTGCTGCGGATTTCGCTGTTGGTGATGGCTTCCCAGAGCCGTTCCGGAGTGGTCTTGATGTAAATCTCGAAGATCTTCTCCATGGGACTTTCCAATCTGGATTTGAGGTCGCTGAGTGCAGCGGCCCATGGTTCTGCGTATTTGCTCACCCAGCGGTCGTGGATGAGCCTGATGGGGACGGGGTTCAGGAAATGCAGCTTTTCACGTCCTCGGCGGCGCGTGACCACCAGTCCGGCATCCTCCAACAGTTTGAGGTGCTTGGCGATGCCGAAGCGGGTCATCTCGAACCGGGCTCCGAGTGCGGAGGCGGATTGCCCGTCCTCCCGGAAGAGTTCGTCGAGCAGTTCCCGCCGGGTGGGGTCTGCCAGCGCCTTGAACACGGCGTCCATGGGTTCAGAATAGGTGACCATTTAGTCACGTGTCAACGGTTTTGGACTTGCCGTCTAGTTTCCGCGGACAGGGTCCTGGACCGTGCTTGGATAGTCGCATGCCTGCTACTCCGAGCGTTGCCGTCTGCGGCCCGGCGTCGTGGAACCAGCTCATCCTCCTGGACCACCTTCCCGAGCCCGTCCCGCACATGCAGTTCGCGCGACGCGCCTGGGAGACGGTCGGCGGAACATCGGCGGGGAAAGCGGTGCACCTTGCGGACCTGGGCATCGGCGTACGGTTGTGCTCCCCACTTGGAGCGGACGACGACGGCGGGCGGGTCCTCCGCGCACTCACCAACGCCGGGGTCACTGTAGAAAAGATTGCCTCCGAGCGGACTGAGCGCCAC
Coding sequences:
- a CDS encoding DUF1622 domain-containing protein, whose protein sequence is MDFQHIIEVVGRYMDFAGVAVMVVGALVSIPLALRGYQPKRASGLAPFSPYRAYRQLLGRSILLGLELLVAADIIRTVAVTPTFESVGVLAIIVLIRTFLSFSLELEITGRWPWQKEKEHDGDAHLREPTPSATP
- a CDS encoding MSMEG_6728 family protein, with the translated sequence MQTFLPFADFRESAAALDTSRLGKQRVEALQVLRALVIPEYGWQQHPAVRMWMGHVPALTMYGLAMADEWIQRGHPDNTRNNIAEFAPQAAHPDYASRIIMPPWLGYEDLHLSHRSKLLGKDPKFYGPLFPGVEEKLEYIWPEPKHEFHPEDPEEDRLWILRANVEELRPEQLTTVSMPPHGKAKAAAAPESDEYQFVYAEEKSRRQLKGPKKRPAKVLEKKPTRKRQAQEAAFNTLPGKTEIAVPFDDGQIFAVGLIHGRPITVEGKFARNFEVTDVVKRTDFDYPALLQDPRVFFPVPAPAQ
- a CDS encoding adenosine deaminase codes for the protein METFGEKTTTTAPPVAELHLHIEGTLQPELIFALAERNGIELPYEDIEELRERYEFMDLQSFLDLYYENMAVLQTEQDFTDMTRAYLQRAAAGGVRHAEIMMDPQAHVSRGVPLEVCVNGVANALATSEEDFGVSTLLIAAFLRDMSQASALEVLDQLLAMHAPIVGIGLDSAEVGNPPSKFERLYQRAGDAGLRRIAHAGEEGPAAYITEALDLLHVERIDHGIRCMEDTEVVQRLVAEQVPLTVCPLSNVRLRAVDKLADHPLPEMLAIGLNVCVNSDDPAYFGGYVDDNFEQLAKVLEFSVPEQATLAANSIRSSFASDARKAVLLDEVTEWVKASAPAQ
- a CDS encoding glycosidase, which codes for MGANTAENTNLRLKAVLDILAEGVWSGATLNAGEVLAEAIGRVPFNDHEAELLSGGIPRGHKTLTSASAKLVKAGWLVKGRSGWTIPEDGLRATVAFPDVSAFAEALDAGTPVPADVPVPTAPPAKAKTKRAATSKKAAAPKAAASKAATTKAAATKAAPAAKKASTRKAPSKAAAAPAVETLPQPDAVAIAGDFNKILGAPEDWAPQYDEVQMEFNPLVQVWTLTADLPAGFYTYKIALNRSWDENYGAFGVRDGANHELNHDGGPVTFTYSHATHDIVTA
- a CDS encoding acylphosphatase; amino-acid sequence: MAESPETHPGPANDAVRLTARVSGVVQGVGFRYWTARKADELLLTGTVRNRYDGSVELVAEGSTAHVGRFLDWLNSPRAPGRVENVESGVSPATGEFDEFRIVG
- a CDS encoding PIN domain-containing protein; this encodes MAAAHLSDITAAGGQLVASMLLYTELHCAARRRDLPFEVVNSVLAGINLVDVTRSDLMYAAASPRRLRSADAIHLATAIRLQVDSLVAYDQELLLAGVESGLTTSSPGA
- a CDS encoding type II toxin-antitoxin system prevent-host-death family antitoxin, producing MTTIPHRELRNQSSKILERVKNGEIIDVTNNGEVAATLIPPSASPFERLLQAGSVRPATTSPVDFKILPRGASEMDTAGILADLRGDR
- a CDS encoding ribokinase, with product MSSSPQSSAPILTPASTALTVVGSINLDITATADRLPTPGETVGGAVLRQQPGGKGANQAVAAARLAGVSRMVGAVGRDEAGRSLLEAMASAGVDVQDIAQVDAATGTALVLVDGDGENQIVVCPGANGEVSVHGVSFADEEAVLCQLEVDQSVVLEAARRTNGYFALNAAPAAPILPELLERCDLVIVNETEYALIPALRTAPLVAVTYGGEGSAIFEHGERVAEAPAVRVTDIANTIGAGDAFCAALVLALRSGLEHSHALAVANAVGADAVRDASSQPALKTLAHYIEATGHTAQTA
- a CDS encoding GntR family transcriptional regulator; translated protein: MTDNAVQFLSRPIAPQPGQPLRVAAYSRIAEAIRTKLLPPGSLLPTETELGVMMDVSRTVIREALMLLEEDGLTRARRGVGRFVADSLPRIGIEHIRPFDQLLGGSEQDIQVKRVAAIKQPASEFVAPGIGVQPGEDCWFWESVLIRNGEPVAHLQENVAQGIPEAEALSEAAEAPTLSASTLLEVLSGLPGASLGPGECEISLSTAGPSRAKLLDLRPSEPVLVLTEYVRRNGSPFYLAKCLVAAKAGHLSVIQSS
- a CDS encoding MFS transporter, with the translated sequence MNIPNTAVEAQPSETAVATSETRPGGRAAALLITTLVLAVLSFQLNASMITPALPHIGSFFGETPEAVAQVQSMFFLAGAISGPVIGRWSDFIGRRTALLLVLAIMGAGTVLCIFAPNLPLLVTGRFMQGVSSAIFALSYIVLNEYLPARLFGTSIGIIAAINGGVGGVDGYFGGLMAETLGFQSIFVAVLALAAIAVVCVIKVVPGGKSAVAPGRMDWWGAGSLSVFLVFITYFVSTGSSAGWTSPAALGLLAGSIASFTAFWLIEKKRSTPLVAVHHLRSRQVWPVIATTVLTLAGIFAIINFTVVLLSQDKDNGFGLSASVAALLFLTPAALIGVFAAPLAGWIADRRGWIKTVRVGTATSLACAIAAALFADNQVAVLIAIAALGIFYNGFFLTAINGLSVLLSPKEAPAALPGINGASFGIGASLGVVVVAPFAGQGTAAGYSAALWISVSITVLAFLVSLFITAPKGEKI
- a CDS encoding nucleoside hydrolase, yielding MIQTTAAPFYLDCDTGIDDALALAYLLATPRAELVGIGTVSGNISAAGGARNTLDLLKLAGHPDIPVAIGAHDPQVGSFHGGAPHVHGDNGIGGVELAPSDREPVEATAAELLVQLAHKHAGELRIVAIGPLTNIAEALRLEPKLPELIAEITIMGGAALAPGNITPVAEANIANDPEAAAEVFTAEWNVTLVPLDVTMTNVLEETHRQELLASEHPVSKALGEMLGYYFGFYVDIFGRACSAMHDPLAAAIAVRGVELTVAPTVRVEVDTTNGPSRGQTVCDLRGQYLGFPDQRGARCRVVLEIGEDFAPHLLGTMQAAWLSEEELTAPVA
- a CDS encoding metalloregulator ArsR/SmtB family transcription factor, which translates into the protein MDAVFKALADPTRRELLDELFREDGQSASALGARFEMTRFGIAKHLKLLEDAGLVVTRRRGREKLHFLNPVPIRLIHDRWVSKYAEPWAAALSDLKSRLESPMEKIFEIYIKTTPERLWEAITNSEIRSKYQFGNTFTADWTPGGRFEMRNVKAEEPLGEGENIEVDPPRRLVQTMQALWGEDVKAEGTSRITWEIEPVGDSCHLTVTHDQLREGANEQLYGGWPMILSGLKTWLETGETLTTPGSLMYA